The stretch of DNA TGCCTCTGTCTCAAGTCTGGCCCAGCAGACccctctgctgttttctgtcccCCGCATACAtgttcttcccctcttcccctgcagTCTTCTATTCCCTGTGCCATTTCTGTGGCTATCTTGCTGCCAGAGCCACCACCCtggcagcagaagagctgaCTCTTGCTTTTGCCTCTAGGTTTAGCAGTTCGACAGAGCAAAGCAGTGCTTCCCGTCTAATGAGGAGGCACAAGCGACGCCGGCGGAAACAGAAGGCTCCACGCATTGAGCGGGTACCCAGGGGCTGGGTATCCTGGGGAGGGCAATGCAGGGCAAGGTGGGCTGCCTGGTGGATATCTCCACTCAATGCTGCAGGGCTGATCAGCTGTTTGCTGTGGGTATAGCTGGGGACAGGTGATGTCCAAGTGCTGAGACTTCATAAAATGCTGTAAACCTCTCCCATGCCAATGTAGCCTCAAGAGCTGGGACTGTAGACCTTGTCCTGGCTGTGGAGAGGTCATAAGAACCATGGCTGATGCCCTCTGGCTCTGCAAAGCTCCCGGCATAAGGCTGGAGTTGTGGGTGGTGGCTGTGGTGTGCCACAGGGAGTGACAGGGAGCACAAGTcgagggagctggggctgggaatGTTACTGAGGCAGAGGAGGATATCTCATGTTTCACTTGTGTTCCAGTCATCGTCCTTCAGCAGCATCACAGACTCCACCATGTCCCTGAACATCATCACAGTCACGCTGAACATGGGTGAGTGGGTGGTCTGCATGGAGCCTGTAGTCCTTCCAGAGTGAGATGGGGTGGCGGAGAGGGAACTGGGAAGCGGGCAAAGAGAACACATGTGGGGAGGAGTGAGGAGATGGATTCTGTAGGCTTGTCTTGAAGCACTAGTCTTTCAAGAGTTTCTCTGTGTCCCTGACATCTCTCTGGGACAGGAGTGCAAGCGACCAACATTAGAACGTGGTTTGTCTGAGGTTAGGGCTGCTTGTGGCAGCTGCTTTATGATGTCttacttctttctccttccatcgCTGCAGAGAAATACAACTTCCTGGGCATTTCTATTGTGGGACAGAGCAATGAGCGTGGGGATGGAGGCATTTACATTGGCTCTATCATGAAGGGCGGTGCTGTGGCAGCTGATGGCAGGATTGAGCCAGGAGACATGCTCTTGCAGGTACTTCACGCCCACATACCTCCATCTTTGGGCCTgggaaagcagtaagaaaagaCCCAGAAGCCTCCCTGTGCACTTTGGCAGGCTAAACCCAGGAAGCTGCACTTGAAAGAGGGAAGCTGAGTCACTGCTGAGCTGAGTGGGGAGCTCGGCTTCTGGTCACATCTCTGAGACTCACctttttgtgctgtttgcagGTAAATGACATCAACTTTGAGAACATGAGCAACGATGACGCTGTGCGGGTGCTGAGGGAGATTGTACACAAGCCGGGGTGAGTAGTCGGGTTGTTCCTTACCTCTGTGGGCAGCTGTACAGTGTGTGCTTggggttgggggtgtgtgttgtGTCTTCCAGCCACCTCTGCCAGTGGCACTGCAGATTCTTGGAacttttggtggttttggtgttACTTTGATTCCTGGGTTTTCATGCTTGAAGCAAAAATTGAAGCCAACAGAATGGTGGTGAATTGGGGTCTGTGCCCCTTTTTTGTGGGGATGTCATGTTATTAGGGTCATCAGCAACCCTCAGCAGGGTCACATCATTTTGTCCATGCCACTAAGAAAATCCATAGCTGGAGGGGAACAATGGCACTTTACTGGCAGCTTCTCCCTGTCTTGCACAAAAGAGCTCGAATACCGTGTTGGCCTATCATGCAGAGGTTTGTGCCGCTGGGCTCTTGTTCTAACTCTTGCCTCTTTGTTGCAGGCCAATCACCCTGACGGTGGCCAAGTGCTGGGACCCCAGCCCCCGGGGCTGCTTCTCGTTACCCAGGAGTAAGTGGATAGCTGACCCACCCTTAACGCTGGTGCCCAGCTCATGTGAGAGCCCTGCCTTAAGCACTTACTTGGTTGTTGTCTTGTTCCTCCCCTGTGTGTGTGAGATCCCATGTGGCACTGAATTGGGGTTGGATGGGGTTTCAGCTCTCCTGCTAGGAGGCTACTATGTCCTATTCTCAGGCCAAAAAGCCCATAAGCCCAGCCCTCCTTCCCACATCACGCTGGGGACGCGTttcactggggcaggggggtcacTTGCTCGGGGCgccagaggaaagagaaacccctcCTTGAGCCATAGGGGGATCTCTCCCTCTGCACCTCTCCTGCTGAcccttcctctcttctttctctcccagTTGCTCCCCAGCGGATCTGGGCTGGGCCAGACTCTCCATGCTCCGATCCGGGTGAGTCCCGGCAGATGCTGGGGACGGAATGGGCTGTGCTGAGTCCCTGTCCTTCCCCAGAGGTTGATTGGATGAGGGGATAATTTCTTATAGCTACTAACTGACTCTTTCTTCAATGCAGGTGAGCCCATCCGGCCCATCGACCCGGCAGCCTGGGTGTCTCACACAGCAGCGATGACTGGCACCTACCCAGCGTACGGTATGAGTCCATCCATGAGCACAAtcacttccaccagctcctccaTCACCAGCTCCATCCCAGAGACCGAACGTAAGTCCTTGTGCCTCCGTGCTCCACCCGCTGCACGGCTTCCTCACCTTCACTGTGCTGTAAAGGGAGCAATACATCTGCTTGGGGACAGCTGGGATGGGCAAGATGTGCCCTGCCAAGGGACTAGGAGGGAGGGAGCTCTCACCAGGCAGGCATCCGGATCAGTGGGAGTTCTGCCTGCATGAATTAATACTCCATTTTTCAGCCTTCTGTGTAAGGGGAGTAGAAGAGCCTGGGTATGATCCAGGAGCTGTGgcaggtgcagagggaaggctCAGAGCAGTCAGGGGTTATCGGCTGAGACTGCGGGGCTGGAGGGGGTCAGCTTGTCCCTAGAGCAATTGCCCTCCCAGACAGCAGATAGGGCAGGgtggaggaggcagctgggagcacaGTGCCTTGCAGTGGGGCAGAGTCCTACTGAGCACAAGGCTCTTGGCTGCTTTCTGAAGGTTTTGGGCGATTCTAGGTTACAGAACCCTGAAGCCAAGGGTCTGGAGAGCTCAAACGGGGCAAAAAGCCAGGAGTTTGTTACAGGTTTGTGAGGAGCAGAGAGTTCTCTTGCTGGGCTGCATGGGCTCAGTTGGCAGCTTTTGGATCTCAGCTGCTTGGGACTGGCTGGAAGGAGGAAGACTCTAGCCTGGGTTTGgcacaagaggaaatggctgaCACGTGAACGGTACCATCGGAAGGCTGGAAGGGGGGTTACACAGCATGCGCCCCAGGGCTGTCTGCAATGTATTGTTCCCTGGCCCATTCTTCCTGTGTGTGATGCTTCCATGTGGCTCTGTTGTCTTTTCTGGCCTCTCTCATCTCTGCCTCCCTTCCTTCATTTACACCACAGGCCTGGATGATTTTCACCTGTCCATCCACAGCGACATGGCCACCATTGTTAAAGCCATGGCCTCACCAGAGTCAGGCCTGGAGGTGCGTGACCGCATGTGGCTGAAGATCACCATCCCCAATGCCTTCATTGGTAAGAGACTGTGCTGcttgcagcagaggcaggggctggggaatgGGTGGCCTGTTTTCCAAGCAGATGCCCAAGGCAGCATCGCTGTCACCATAAACTAACTGTTGACCAGGCCAGAATCACAAATTTAACCTGTGGCTGTGCAgtctgttttcatcttttcGCCCACTTTATCTTGGCTCCAGTGTGGCCCACTGCCTCAAGTGCCACTGTCTTCCTCTGTCTTGCTGTATTTAACTGTGATGTTTGGTGGCAGGTTCGGATGTGGTGGATTGGCTCTATCACCATGTGGAAGGCTTTACAGACCGTCGTGAATCCCGCAAATATGCCAGCAATCTGCTGAAGGCTGGCTACATCCGACATACCGTGAACAAGATCACCTTCTCGGAGCAGTGCTATTATATCTTCGGGGACCTCTGTGGAAGTATGGCACTTGGCatgggtgggagggagaggatGAAGGGGTAGAGGACTTGCAGAGCCCTGCCAACACCATGGGGACATAGCTACAGCCATTGCCCATCAGGCTGAGCCCCTTGTTTTACAGATTCTGTTAGAGAGCGATGAAGAATATCGCAGCTCCCTTGTCGTGCTGCTGGGGTAGTGAATTTGGAAGCAGTGTTGACAGTGCCACCTACTATATGATCTTTCTCCTAGGCAGCTATAGCAGAGTCTTAGTCTTTACTGTCTTCAGGCTCTAAACATCCAATGCTGGCAAGGGGGGTGGTGCTCAGACAACTGGGTTCTGTTCAAATAATGAGGCATGGGGGAAGTAATTGGCAGGGTGAGATGTAGCTCTGATGTGGTCCTTTCCCACCAAACTGGTCTCTGTATTAGAGTGGCAGCTCAGACTCACACAGCCTGGCTTGCTGTCCAGCCAGGAAGCACAAATGGTTGCGTTGACTAGCAGGGAGGGTGCCAACTTCTTGTGTCTCCTTGCGTACCCGATCCTTGTTCATCAGCAGGGGTGGACAGGGAGCTTCTTCATCACAGCTGGCTGTCTTTCCACTTGGATTAACCCCTCTTCTCTACTTTCTTGTAGACATGGCTAATCTATCTCTTCATGATCATGATGGCTCCAGCGGTGCCTCCGATCAGGACACTTTGGCTCCGCTCCCCCACCCAGGAGCTGCACCCTGGCCCATGGCTTTCCCGTATCAGTATCCACCGCCTCATCCGTACAACCCCCACCCCGGCTTCCCTGACCCAGGCTACAGCTATGGAgggggcagcgcaggcagccagcacagtgAAGGTGGGTGAAAACGACTAAAATATGCCTGCAAGTGGGCAGATGTCCTGTTCAAtacagggaggcagcaggaaaaggCTGTTTAGGCAGGGCCCTGTGTGTGGGGAGCCAGGGCAAAAGCAGTCTCAGAAGGGTTGTGAGACTTGGAGTTGAAAGGAGACGGAGAGCCCGGACTGTGCTGGCagatggctgtgctgcagcatgctgtAGTCCTCTCTCGGCCAGAGGAGCATCCTTTCTGCCTGGCTTGTCAGAGCTGTCACCTAACCTTGCCTCATGCGCTTCGCAGGGAGCCGGAGCAGCGGTTCCAATCGCAGCGGCagtgagaggaggaaggagagagagaagactGGGGAGTCCAAGTCAGGCGGCAGCGGAAGCGAGTCGGACCACACCACAAGGAGCAGCATGCGGCGTGAGCGCGCAGCCAGCGAGCGCTCggtgccagccagccagcacagccagcgTAGCCAGCACTCTCTGGCTCACAGCATCCgcagccaccacagccagcagTCATATGGGCCTCCCGGCCTCCCCCCTCTCTTCAGCCCCCCCATGTTGCTGATGCCTCCACCACCTTCAGCCATGGGGCCCCCAGGGGCACCGCCGGGCCGTGACCTGGCCTCTGTGCCCCCCGAACTGACAGCCAGTAGACAGTCCTTCCGAATGGCCATGGGCAACCCCAGTGAGTTCTTTGTGGATGTAATGTGAAGCGCCCATCCCCTGTCTGTCTGctgcccctccttccccactccATCCCCGTCGTTTGTCTCCTAGGACCAGCCCTGGCTTCACCccttgttttttgggttttgtttttttggtttgttttgtttggtttttttttttggtcttgataacgaaaagaaaaaaaagggaaaaaaataataaatggaaCTAAACCTTGATTCTAATCCCTCCTCGAGCGGGGTGGACGGGCCTGGCAGgcctgctgggtgctgccagcccatcCCGCCAGCAGACTTGTGTATTGCCAATGGTAATTCCCTCCTTCCATCCTCTCTAACCCCATTAATCCGCATCCGTCCCAGCACCCTGTGCTGCTTGCCCGTGTGTCGCTGCTGCCTCGGTCCTTCCACCCTAAacatctcttctttcttttcacccttttgtgtttcttctaTCAAGCAGCAAAGAATTACGGGGTGTTTGACTTTCTCTGAGCCTGCCGCCCATGGGGGGGAGAGCTGGAGCATGGTGTGGCCCGACAGGAGGACACGGAGCTCCAGGGGCGCTGGGCACGCATGGCGCTGAAGATGGCTTCTTTCCTCCCCCTTGCGGAAGACGCCCTGCCCTTCCCGCAGCCCTGAGAGGGGAGCAGGGACCAGCCTTACATATGCGTTTCAAATTCCATTGTAGTTGCCTTTTGGCTAATGCATGAATGTTCCAGGGCTTCAGTGCCTCCGGGGAGTGGAGCGATATGCTGCCTCTTCCCTCTTGCTTCCCTCCTCTTGCCCACATACTGGGCCAGGTCTGAGCCCATGGCAGGACCCTCCTTAACCTTGCCCAGGCTGGAGTCTCAGACTGGGGCTGTACCGCTGCATTCAGCCCGGAGCGGCAGTAGGTGCCTGTACAACTCGGGGCCCTGCACCACCCCTTGGGTACTCGAGGGGGATTTAAGGGCAGAGttcttctccctctgtcctgctctttgccctcctgcctgtgacatgctgctgccagtgctgtaTGTAGGGGCTGTCCCATgcctgggggtggtggtggcagcagctgtggcctcctgctgttgtgctgctgctcagcaatgTGACATCTTCAAGCGCCTGGATGGATTTTGAAGGCGAGGGAGGGGCACAATTGGTTTGTTTTCACGCATTGGGGAAACATGAAGGTCCCCAGTGTTTGTCCTATGAAGAACCAGTCTGCCTCCTGCTTCGCCCAGTGCTAGgagtgctgctggcctggctgcCTCGAGGGACGGGGCtctgggatggagctgggatGCTTCCTCCAGGCTGTGAATGGTGTCCGGTAGCAGCACAAGCTTTCCAGGGAGGGAGGCTGCAGCCTGAACTGTGGGCTGTGGCCTCAGTGCTTGCAGATATGCCAGGACAATTGAGTCCATTTGCTTTGGTGCTCCCtgccctttttccttcctctcctcgGTACTTGGGGACGTGCCTGAGGCTGggggagccccctgccccgggggccgAGCACGGTATGGTACAGGCGTGCTTGGCCATGTGCCTCTTGGTGCTGGCACCCCGGCgccctcctcctgcactgctgtggTGGCTTCCTCTGCCAGCGTTGCCTCCTCCATCTTTCTTGTCTCTGTGGGTTTTATACGCTGGagatgaaatgtatttttgctcTTCGGGGGGGTCTGCGTTGCCCCTGCAACCCCTCTGCTAGCTCTCGCGTGCCGCCATTCATCTCCCCACGACTCCCTAAAGCCTCCCCTTGCCCTCTGCCTGCCGGAGCCAGCGTGCCCGGTGCCCGTGCCCTGCCACCCTCCCATCCCGGTCCCGGCACCAGCCAGCTGCCGCCTGCCCCCACCTCCcgctgccaccagcagcctcGCTGGCCACCCGCACGCCCTCGTCCTGCCCTGCCCGCTGGGTTTTATAAAGACGAAACCGATCtccttgtttttatttataaacatagTTTTATTGGACTTCTGCCttgtgttggtggttttttcccccctcccagcctcttctGCCCAGCCTTTCGCTCTGCAGCCAGGTCCCAGCGGGGTAAGGGTGCGCCGAGCCcgggctcctgctgccaccgCCCCACCCCGGGGTGGCCCGCGGGGTGTCCGTGCGCGGGCGGCGCCCCGGGTGGTGCCAGTGCCGTGGGGAGCCCGCAGTCCCCGTGCAAGGCACACGGCGACTTAGGGCCGCGACGGGGGGAGAGGCGCCTCCCCGGCCGGGCGCGCCCCTGTGCCCCGCAGCCGCTCCCGGCGGGGACCGGGGTGGGCCCGCGCCCGCAGCTCCGGCGCTGCCTCCCGCCCCTCGCGTGGGCACCCTCCCGGACTACAGCTCCCAGCGCGCACCGCGCCGCAGGACTACAGCTCCCGGCAGGCCCTGCGCGGGGCCGCCttcccgccccggccccgccttcccgccccggccccgccttCCCGCGTGGCGCatgcgcggcggcggcggggcgcgggcggggcaTGCGCGGCGGCGGCTCTGCAGTGATAGGGGGGGCGCggagggaagggggggcggcggccgccaTCTTGGGCGCTGGGCAGTgagcggcggcgggcagcggcagGTGAGGTGTCCCGGGCCGTTCTCCCCGCTCCCTGCTGTGGGCTGTGGCCCTGCTTCCCTTCTCTGGGTGGCTTCTTGCGGCGGGGCTGTCTCTGCGGCTGCGCCCGGGCGGTGGCCGAGCTGCCGCGGGTGGCGGCTCCCTGGGCGCTCACTGGAGGTGGGGGTCCGCGGGCCTACcccgcggggcgcggcgcggccctgacaggcttggggcgGCCTCCTGCGGGGCTTGGTCCTCGCCGGTTGCCCTTGAGGGGGGCGCGGAGagcccctggggctggctgcccctTGCGGGGCCGTGTGGGATGGAAGCGGGGCCCCCTCGGGAGGGTTTTTCCTCAGCCCCCTGTGAGGGGATGCTGGGCGACCCCCGCCCCGCCGAGGCTGGCTCATCCGTTGGCACGTTGCTTGGGGTTGAAGGGGTTTATTAATTGTTTCTGTTAATTAACAGTCTGCCTGGAATACCTGGGGTGGCAGCCCGGTGGTGCTGAAGCAGGTGAGGGTGGGGACAGAGTTAAGCTCTGTGTGGCACAGGACGGCTGGGGAAGGCCTGCACCCATGTGCTAGGTCAGCCTGAGCAAAGGTCTTGATGTCAGGTTGGGGAGGAACTTCCCTTAAAATTATTTGCCTGTACTACTGGTACAAATGTGATTTAGCTAGGTCATGGCTTGCACCCTTTAGCTTCCTCCCTGGAGAACCTGCAGAGGCGGAACGTAGCGCTGTTGATGCTAAACGGTGCCTGTTCTGAGGCTGAAAGCAGGCTGTTATCCAAGGGCTCTTCTAGATGTGTTTCCACTTCTATTCTTCCCTGGGCTAGGTTTTTGGATTCAGTAAAGCTTCAGGAAATACAGCCTGTATTTATCACCCAGTGTAGTTGACTTCCCTCCTCACTGGGAAATTACTTGCTTTTGGTCTAGTTTTCTCCTTGTAAGCTCTGCGATTCCAtgatctgttttctgcttgctttagTATGACAAAGCTGCTATCAAGTTTTAGCCTCAGGCTGCCAAAATCCGAGCCTGGAACTTTCCCAGATAGGTGAGTCTGGATGGCTTCTGCGGCTTGGAAGTCTAGGTATTACAGGTTTCTAACTGCATATGGACTCATGTGTTGTCTTGTTGGGCAACATTTGCTGAATGCTATCAGAGCTGTacctattattttttcctgtagtaaAAGCTGTACTTGTCCCTGTGAGCTCTGCTTGGGGGGACAGTCTATAATCTGAAGAGATGCTGCTGAACTGCCTACCTCCATATTTTCCCTGTCAGAAGGGAGGCATCTCTTCTTCTCTGTAGGAAGTGCCATGTTACTGACATCTAGTGACAAAGATACCTGGTGTTCTTTGGGCTGCAAACTGGCCATGTTCCAGGGAGAGCATTTCAGATATCTTTGAAACGTATTATGGctggcttcctcctcctcctgagaAAGCACAATTCTGGCCTTTGAAGAGTTGAGTCTTGAGGCTGCAAAGGGTTATGCCTTGAGTTCTTTGAAGCACAGATGACTGGAAATGCACTTTGGTTTGATAGTATctcattggggtttttttgattgaaTGGGAACAATCGCTAAACAAAATGGGCTTTGTAAATAAACTTCCTCTGACCCTAGCTAAACTTTCCTTGTCTC from Falco peregrinus isolate bFalPer1 chromosome 12, bFalPer1.pri, whole genome shotgun sequence encodes:
- the DVL3 gene encoding segment polarity protein dishevelled homolog DVL-3 isoform X2, which produces MAAAETKIIYHLDEQETPYLVKLPIPAERVTLGDFKGLLNRPNYKFYFKSMDDDFGVVKEEISDDNAKLPCFNGRVVSWLVSAEGSHSDAGSVCADNQTELPPSMERTGGIGDSRPPSFHPNTGGSRENLDNETETDSVVSSQRERPRRTDGPEHAPRVNGTVKGERRRDLGGYESSSTLMSSELETTSFFDSDEDDSTSRFSSSTEQSSASRLMRRHKRRRRKQKAPRIERSSSFSSITDSTMSLNIITVTLNMEKYNFLGISIVGQSNERGDGGIYIGSIMKGGAVAADGRIEPGDMLLQVNDINFENMSNDDAVRVLREIVHKPGPITLTVAKCWDPSPRGCFSLPRIAPQRIWAGPDSPCSDPGEPIRPIDPAAWVSHTAAMTGTYPAYGMSPSMSTITSTSSSITSSIPETERLDDFHLSIHSDMATIVKAMASPESGLEVRDRMWLKITIPNAFIGSDVVDWLYHHVEGFTDRRESRKYASNLLKAGYIRHTVNKITFSEQCYYIFGDLCGNMANLSLHDHDGSSGASDQDTLAPLPHPGAAPWPMAFPYQYPPPHPYNPHPGFPDPGYSYGGGSAGSQHSEGSRSSGSNRSGSERRKEREKTGESKSGGSGSESDHTTRSSMRRERAASERSVPASQHSQRSQHSLAHSIRSHHSQQSYGPPGLPPLFSPPMLLMPPPPSAMGPPGAPPGRDLASVPPELTASRQSFRMAMGNPTKNYGVFDFL
- the DVL3 gene encoding segment polarity protein dishevelled homolog DVL-3 isoform X1, with amino-acid sequence MAAAETKIIYHLDEQETPYLVKLPIPAERVTLGDFKGLLNRPNYKFYFKSMDDDFGVVKEEISDDNAKLPCFNGRVVSWLVSAEGSHSDAGSVCADNQTELPPSMERTGGIGDSRPPSFHPNTGGSRENLDNETETDSVVSSQRERPRRTDGPEHAPRVNGTVKGERRRDLGGYESSSTLMSSELETTSFFDSDEDDSTSRFSSSTEQSSASRLMRRHKRRRRKQKAPRIERSSSFSSITDSTMSLNIITVTLNMEKYNFLGISIVGQSNERGDGGIYIGSIMKGGAVAADGRIEPGDMLLQVNDINFENMSNDDAVRVLREIVHKPGPITLTVAKCWDPSPRGCFSLPRSKWIADPPLTLVPSSFAPQRIWAGPDSPCSDPGEPIRPIDPAAWVSHTAAMTGTYPAYGMSPSMSTITSTSSSITSSIPETERLDDFHLSIHSDMATIVKAMASPESGLEVRDRMWLKITIPNAFIGSDVVDWLYHHVEGFTDRRESRKYASNLLKAGYIRHTVNKITFSEQCYYIFGDLCGNMANLSLHDHDGSSGASDQDTLAPLPHPGAAPWPMAFPYQYPPPHPYNPHPGFPDPGYSYGGGSAGSQHSEGSRSSGSNRSGSERRKEREKTGESKSGGSGSESDHTTRSSMRRERAASERSVPASQHSQRSQHSLAHSIRSHHSQQSYGPPGLPPLFSPPMLLMPPPPSAMGPPGAPPGRDLASVPPELTASRQSFRMAMGNPTKNYGVFDFL
- the DVL3 gene encoding segment polarity protein dishevelled homolog DVL-3 isoform X4 yields the protein MAAAETKIIYHLDEQETPYLVKLPIPAERVTLGDFKGLLNRPNYKFYFKSMDDDFGVVKEEISDDNAKLPCFNGRVVSWLVSAEGSHSDAGSVCADNQTELPPSMERTGGIGDSRPPSFHPNTGGSRENLDNETETDSVVSSQRERPRRTDGPEHAPRVNGTVKGERRRDLGGYESSSTLMSSELETTSFFDSDEDDSTSRFSSSTEQSSASRLMRRHKRRRRKQKAPRIERSSSFSSITDSTMSLNIITVTLNMEKYNFLGISIVGQSNERGDGGIYIGSIMKGGAVAADGRIEPGDMLLQVNDINFENMSNDDAVRVLREIVHKPGPITLTVAKCWDPSPRGCFSLPRSKWIADPPLTLVPSSCEPIRPIDPAAWVSHTAAMTGTYPAYGMSPSMSTITSTSSSITSSIPETERLDDFHLSIHSDMATIVKAMASPESGLEVRDRMWLKITIPNAFIGSDVVDWLYHHVEGFTDRRESRKYASNLLKAGYIRHTVNKITFSEQCYYIFGDLCGNMANLSLHDHDGSSGASDQDTLAPLPHPGAAPWPMAFPYQYPPPHPYNPHPGFPDPGYSYGGGSAGSQHSEGSRSSGSNRSGSERRKEREKTGESKSGGSGSESDHTTRSSMRRERAASERSVPASQHSQRSQHSLAHSIRSHHSQQSYGPPGLPPLFSPPMLLMPPPPSAMGPPGAPPGRDLASVPPELTASRQSFRMAMGNPTKNYGVFDFL
- the DVL3 gene encoding segment polarity protein dishevelled homolog DVL-3 isoform X5; the encoded protein is MAAAETKIIYHLDEQETPYLVKLPIPAERVTLGDFKGLLNRPNYKFYFKSMDDDFGVVKEEISDDNAKLPCFNGRVVSWLVSAEGSHSDAGSVCADNQTELPPSMERTGGIGDSRPPSFHPNTGGSRENLDNETETDSVVSSQRERPRRTDGPEHAPRVNGTVKGERRRDLGGYESSSTLMSSELETTSFFDSDEDDSTSRFSSSTEQSSASRLMRRHKRRRRKQKAPRIERSSSFSSITDSTMSLNIITVTLNMEKYNFLGISIVGQSNERGDGGIYIGSIMKGGAVAADGRIEPGDMLLQVNDINFENMSNDDAVRVLREIVHKPGPITLTVAKCWDPSPRGCFSLPRSEPIRPIDPAAWVSHTAAMTGTYPAYGMSPSMSTITSTSSSITSSIPETERLDDFHLSIHSDMATIVKAMASPESGLEVRDRMWLKITIPNAFIGSDVVDWLYHHVEGFTDRRESRKYASNLLKAGYIRHTVNKITFSEQCYYIFGDLCGNMANLSLHDHDGSSGASDQDTLAPLPHPGAAPWPMAFPYQYPPPHPYNPHPGFPDPGYSYGGGSAGSQHSEGSRSSGSNRSGSERRKEREKTGESKSGGSGSESDHTTRSSMRRERAASERSVPASQHSQRSQHSLAHSIRSHHSQQSYGPPGLPPLFSPPMLLMPPPPSAMGPPGAPPGRDLASVPPELTASRQSFRMAMGNPTKNYGVFDFL
- the DVL3 gene encoding segment polarity protein dishevelled homolog DVL-3 isoform X6; translated protein: MAAAETKIIYHLDEQETPYLVKLPIPAERVTLGDFKGLLNRPNYKFYFKSMDDDFGVVKEEISDDNAKLPCFNGRVVSWLVSAEGSHSDAGSVCADNQTELPPSMERTGGIGDSRPPSFHPNTGGSRENLDNETETDSVVSSQRERPRRTDGPEHAPRVNGTVKGERRRDLGGYESSSTLMSSELETTSFFDSDEDDSTSRFSSSTEQSSASRLMRRHKRRRRKQKAPRIERSSSFSSITDSTMSLNIITVTLNMEKYNFLGISIVGQSNERGDGGIYIGSIMKGGAVAADGRIEPGDMLLQVNDINFENMSNDDAVRVLREIVHKPGPITLTVAKCWDPSPRGCFSLPRSEPIRPIDPAAWVSHTAAMTGTYPAYGMSPSMSTITSTSSSITSSIPETERLDDFHLSIHSDMATIVKAMASPESGLEVRDRMWLKITIPNAFIGSDVVDWLYHHVEGFTDRRESRKYASNLLKAGYIRHTVNKITFSEQCYYIFGDLCGNMANLSLHDHDGSSGASDQDTLAPLPHPGAAPWPMAFPYQYPPPHPYNPHPGFPDPGYSYGGGSAGSQHSEGSRSSGSNRSGSERRKEREKTGESKSGGSGSESDHTTRSSMRRERAASERSVPASQHSQRSQHSLAHSIRSHHSQQSYGPPGLPPLFSPPMLLMPPPPSAMGPPGAPPGRDLASVPPELTASRQSFRMAMGNPSEFFVDVM
- the DVL3 gene encoding segment polarity protein dishevelled homolog DVL-3 isoform X3; this translates as MAAAETKIIYHLDEQETPYLVKLPIPAERVTLGDFKGLLNRPNYKFYFKSMDDDFGVVKEEISDDNAKLPCFNGRVVSWLVSAEGSHSDAGSVCADNQTELPPSMERTGGIGDSRPPSFHPNTGGSRENLDNETETDSVVSSQRERPRRTDGPEHAPRVNGTVKGERRRDLGGYESSSTLMSSELETTSFFDSDEDDSTSRFSSSTEQSSASRLMRRHKRRRRKQKAPRIERSSSFSSITDSTMSLNIITVTLNMEKYNFLGISIVGQSNERGDGGIYIGSIMKGGAVAADGRIEPGDMLLQVNDINFENMSNDDAVRVLREIVHKPGPITLTVAKCWDPSPRGCFSLPRIAPQRIWAGPDSPCSDPGEPIRPIDPAAWVSHTAAMTGTYPAYGMSPSMSTITSTSSSITSSIPETERLDDFHLSIHSDMATIVKAMASPESGLEVRDRMWLKITIPNAFIGSDVVDWLYHHVEGFTDRRESRKYASNLLKAGYIRHTVNKITFSEQCYYIFGDLCGNMANLSLHDHDGSSGASDQDTLAPLPHPGAAPWPMAFPYQYPPPHPYNPHPGFPDPGYSYGGGSAGSQHSEGSRSSGSNRSGSERRKEREKTGESKSGGSGSESDHTTRSSMRRERAASERSVPASQHSQRSQHSLAHSIRSHHSQQSYGPPGLPPLFSPPMLLMPPPPSAMGPPGAPPGRDLASVPPELTASRQSFRMAMGNPSEFFVDVM